Genomic window (Prionailurus bengalensis isolate Pbe53 chromosome E3, Fcat_Pben_1.1_paternal_pri, whole genome shotgun sequence):
TTAAGTCTTGGGCCTGACTCTCAGTTCCTCCTGCAAGATGTGAGGTCTGTCTGTGTGCCGCCAGAAAAGCCCTGGGGATGTCCACACTTGACCTTAGGTTGGAGATTAACCAACTTTCATTATCTTCCTCCAGGGCATTGATAGCATCCAGCAGCAATCACCCTGTCCTGGCGTCCTGATCCTTACAACTCGCCCACAATTCCCAAATGCACCGGCTAATGCCATGCCTTCCACCGGTAGCCCATACCAGTTTACcattgttaagaattttttttttaattagtagatTTCATCTTACAAGATGGTTTCAGGTCTACAGAAAACTTGGGAAGACAGTACATATACTCTGCACAATTTTCCCTTCTGCTGCTATCTCACGTTAGTgagatacatttgttacaatcaatgaaccAATATTACTAACATTGTTACTAACTGAAAGCCATAGTTAAAGTTGTCTCTTCATGTTGTTCGGTTCTAGGAGTTTTGTGAAATATGTATCATTTGTTaaatgtatccaccattacatcattcacaatagcTTCTGCCCTAAAAGTTCCAGTGCTTCAcctcttctgcttctctctgaaaaccctggcaatcactgatttGTTTcactatctccatagttttgccttttccagaccATCTTATGGTTGGAATCATACTGGGTGTAGCCTTTTCAAatagcttttttcccccacttttaatatgcatttaaggtgcCTCCATGTCTTCTAGTGGcctaatagctcatttctttttaatgctgagtaatactctattgtctAAATGGACCACAGTTTATCAGTTCATTTATCGAAGGCCATCCAGGTTGCTTCCAAGCtttgcaattatgaataaagctcctGTAGACCTGTGTGCgggtttttgtgtgtatatacgttGACCGTGTAGCTGGGTGTGTCATGGCCGACTCACATGGTAAGGgcattttgtgtggacatacatttgCCATGTAGCTGGGTACGTACTCAGGAGTGTCATGGTAAGGTAACCTTACTCACATGGTAAGGGCATGTTTAGTTTTACAAGAAACTGCCTGGCTATCTGGCACCAGCAGTGGGTGGGACTTCCTGTTGCTCTGTATCTGCACGAGCATTTAGTGCTGTACGTGTTCTGGATTTTTGTCATTCTGATAATTGTGTCGTGGCATATTGTTTTTAGTTTGCAGTTTCCGagtgacatatgatgtggagcctcttttcctgtgcttatcTTCCTGTGCTTATCACCTTCTCTGGTGATGTGTCTGTTCAGAttgttgcccatttttaaattgggttgtcgtTTTCTTGTTGCATTTTAAGacttctttgtatatatatatatttttttaatgtttatttaataattttcgagacagagagagacagagcatgagcaggggaggggcaaagagagagggagacacagaatctgaaacaggctccaggctctgcactgtcagcacagagcccgacgcggggctcgaactcacgaaccgtgagatcatgacctgagccgaagtcggacgcttaaccgactgagccacccaggcgccccaagacttctttgtatattttggatgcaAGCCCTTTATCACttatattgtgaatattttctcccagtctgtttgtcttttcattctcttagcatgattttcacagagcagaagcttttaattttcataaagtccAGTTCCTCAATGTCTTTCTTCACTGATTATGGTTTTGGTGTTGTATTTAAGAATTTATCGCCCAACCCgaggtcacctagattttctcatattttcttctagaagttttatacttttggGTTTTACAACCAGGTGGCCTTAAGTTATGAGCCAGTTTGTGTAAATTCTTGTAAAAGGTGTGAAGTCTgcgtctagattcatttttttgcacGTAGATATCCGATTATTCCTGTACCATATGCTGAGAAAACTATTCTTCCATTAaactgcctttgctcctttgtcagagAGAAGTTGACTGTATTTGTGTGGTCTATTCCCGGGTTCTTTGTTCTGtaccattgatctatatgtcttttctttagctttttagCTGACACCAGGCTGCCATGgctactgtagctttatagtaagtctcgCGGTCGGATAGCACTAACAGCTTTAACAGTGGTTTCACTACATGTGCCAAGGACTATCAGAGCTCAACCTGTGACCTCCAGGGCAGGGTCCTCATCACCGGCCTCACTGCCAGCTGGCAGGTGATCCAGCTTAAAGGCCCCATATTGGAGTGATTCCTGTGATTACTCTCGATACCAACTGTCATTTCCTGGGAAGGGACTCTGAGGCAGAGAGTTGCCGCAGGAGCTTAATGAACGACACCCATAAGGGCACGAGGGAAGTAGGGTAGGGCAGAGGGTGAAGGTGAAGTGCAGTATAGTTGCAGCAGAGTGCGTGCTAGGAGTCTGGAGCTGGCATGTCCTTTCGTGGTAGTCCCAAGTTGAGGCAAAGGCCTGGGCCAGAGGAGCCCTGCATCAACTAGATAGTTAGCGCAGGCTCCCTCCAGAAGTGTAACTTTGGGTGAGAAGGTTCCCCTATTCCAGGGAAGCTCCctcggagagagagacagctgggGGAATGAGTGCCCATCATGCAGCACTCCAGACGGGGCGTCCCGGTGTCCACCACGCGGTCCTTTGGATTCTCCGCAGAAGGGTCACTCATCGGAGAAGTCTTCTCCACTTCTCCGCTCAAGGGAAGCTTGAGGTTGCATGGTCTGCCCAGGTGACCTCACTGCTAGAAGACCGTTTAAGCTATTAACGAAATCTGGAGGACCACCTCAGCACCATGAAGGTTGCTGATGGCGAACATTTGAAattaatctaaattttaaaatattagcccGGCATTTAGGATAGGAGCCGTGGTTTCTTACCCAAAGAAAGAATGGGTAGGAagggaaaaatagagaagagtTACTTGAAGGGCTTCCTGTAGCTTAGCTGGTCTCGGGACCTCTGTAGGCAAGAGTCCCCGCTTGCCTGGTGTTCCAGTCAGGCTTGGTCATATTGTCACCAATCAAATTGTCAGGAAAAGATTAGAATGGCTTAATCAAGGAAGGACAAAGGCTAGGAGATGAACTGCCCTTCTGCCAATATTAATAGAAGTAAGGATTAGAAATTAGTTGGCGGCTTAACTGATATTTTTAGAATTCCACTTGAAAGGGATAAGGATTCTAAAAACAGGAAAGTGGTAAATGCTACATAAGTCAGTAAAGGATCATAGCTAGCTTCATGTCCTTTGTAAAGAAACTATTACAAATTATGTGGGAGGATTTAGCTGTAAAATTGCTTGAAAAGCAAAATGTGATCTGAGACAGGCAGCCTAGATTTATGAGCGGGAACATGCCCAGAAGTTGTGTTggagattttaaaagatattatatTTATGACAGACAATGAGAATGCTTTGTGTAGCCTGCATCTGTGAAGAATTTGATAATGCGCTACTTAAAGATTTATTCTGAAGGTAAGAAGTGGAAGAAGATGTGAAAAGAAACCCTGCATTTCCAAAGCACTGCGTATTCATGCACATGCTCATTCCAGCTACATTGGTAGCAAAAGAGAGTGTTTGTTAATGATCCCCCATGCCGTGTGTGGAGCCTGGCGCAGAGAGAGGGCTCGGCTGTTGGTTACTATGTGCATGAACAGATGGATTAATCTTGTCTCACCAGTACCTATTTAAACAggaagtctaggggcgcctgggtggcacagtcggttgggcgtccgacttcagccaggtcacgatctcacggtccgtgagttcgagccccgcgtcgggctctgggctgatggctcggagcctggagcctgtttccgattctgtgtctccctctctctctgcccctcgcccgttcatgctctgtctctctctgtcccaaaaataaataaacgttgaaaaaaaaataaaaaaaaataaataggaagtcTAAGCAGTGAGGAATGACTcgtatatattgttaaaatgacttTCCTTACCTTTTCTTTAAACTGGAAAGAGCGAGGACTTCTTTCCATGAAGGATAACCAGTTTTGTAGAGTCCTTGTTGACGCCTTGCCCAAGGATGAGGTCCTTTGGAGAGACAACTGATGAATGTCTTCTGAGCAGACAGAACCACTGATGGGCAATGAAAACCTTCATCCAGGAGCATACGAAGATCCCAGCAAGCAGGGGTGAGGTAGAAGGAGGCAGCACTGTGGTTCTATGCGAGAATGGAGTCAGCCACTAGGGATCTGAGTTTTCAGGAAATATGATACTCAGCAGGTGGACGGGAGTCCCTAAGTGAGGACATTAGGGCAATGCTGCCAAGAAGACAGGTGTGATGGCAGGTCCTGTGACCTACAAATCCAGTGTTCTGTGGCTCCTGTTAGGAAACAGGGGGCCCAGGAACAGATCCAGATCTCCAAATCAGTATGGTCAGGTGGCCCAGCTCTCCCAGGAGTGGAGAGTCATAGAAAAAATGAATGTCACCTGAGTGAGCCGTGATTGGAAGCAAGATGAGAATGTCCCCCCTCATCAGTCCCATTTGACATCATGCTgaaagtcctagctaatgcaataagacaggaaaaggaaataaagtatatggtttgagaaggaagaaataaaactgtctttgtttacagatgacatgattatagaaaatcccaaagaatcaatggaataaacaaagaaacaaacatcctGGAACTAACAGCAATTatagcaaagtcgcaggatgcAAGGTGAATATACAGAAGTTCATTGTTTTTCCTATATACCATCCATGAGTAATTCGAATTTGAAGTGAAAAATTCCATAACATTTACAAAGTGAACCATGCAGCTGAACCTGCAACCCCCACCTTGAGCCTTTGaatttgctgttccctctacctagAAGGCTTTTCTCTCAGGTGTCCACATGGCCAACTCCTTCACATCCTTCAAACAGTCGTTCAAAAAGTTATCATCctggaggattctgggaagatggcaaagCAGAAACCACCAGGAATCAGTTTCCCCACCTAAGCAACAGTTACACTGGCAAAATCTGTCTGatgtaactattttggaactctggagtctaCTGAAGGCTTCCAACTTTCAGGGGGAAGCCTTAGGTAGGAAATTGCACTTGATCTTGGTCAGTTTCAACTCTTAGCACAGTAGCAGCTACCCACCCCTACGCCAAGACCAGTGTCAGTCACCTGTGCGTGGGTTTCTGGAGCAGCTGGCATGCGGCTTGTGGGAGCCAGAGTGAATATCCACCAAATATCGAGGGTCTTCCCCCTGATTGCTAAGTGCTGCTTCAGATCACAGAGGTGCAAAAAATGAGGGCAGCCATTGTGGTTGCACTTCCCCCATTGTGGCAAGCCCTTCCCCTACTACCTGAAGTGACTTCCAGAGGATTTAAAGGGCTGACGCgcttccccttctccttcatttctttctctggaagGAAGCCAGACATTAGAGACAGAGACCTTCAAATCAATTTTATGTACAAGGGAAAGTTAGAAAGTGACTGTGCACGCCCAGGGAAAGGCCcaggctcagaaaagacctgaggAGAGTTTAAGGATGATCTTTGGTGCAGAGACAGGCTGCAATGATagaaaaaacccataaaataaccaaaaacagTAAAccttgggggaaggggaagattctgatttccagagttacaaCACTATTAGATTCAAATGtctagttttcaacaaaaaatcaCAAAGCACACATAGAAACAGGGAAATAGGGCCAATTCAAAGGAAAATTCAATAGAAAGTATTCCTGAAAAAGCCCTGATGGCAGGTacactagacaaagactttaaaacaactgtCTTCAGTATGCTCAAAAACTAAAGGAAGACcttgagaaaaatcaagaaaatgatgtatgaacaaaatggaaatatcaataaagggatagaaattctggagctgaaaacacaataactgaaatgaaaaattcaccagAGGGACTCAAAGGTAGATTTGAGcagacaaaagaaagaatcagcaaactaGAAGATAAAACAATAGAAGCATTCGGTTTAAGGAACAGAAcataaaaagattaaagaaaagcaaacagagcCTAAGGAACCTGTTGGACAACACAAAAGACCGACATATACCTTATGGGAgatctagaagaaaaagagagaaaggatcgGGAAAAatctttgaggaaataatggctaaaaacttcccaaatgtgaTGAAAGACAAGAATGTAAACATCCAAGAAGGTCAATAAGTTCCAAGTAAGATGAACTCATGGAGACCCACACTGGGACACATACTCAAATTCTGAAAAGCCCTAAGACAGagaatcttgaaaacagcaagagagaagtGACTCATCACATACAAGGGATTCTCAGTAAGcatatttctcatcagaaactcaGGAGGCAGAAGACAGTGGGGAATTGACCacaattaatgttttattatcttAGGATATCCAGAGTGAAAGAACTGTCAACCAAGAAGTTCATTTTCAGTAAAACTGTCCTTCAAAGAGCAAGGGAGAgtgacgcctgggtggttcagttgcttgagcgtccagctcttgatttcggctcaggtcacgatctcacggttcatgagattgagctccacattgggctccgtgctgacagcacagagcgtattggaattctctctctccctctctttctctgtctctctgctcctccactgcttgtgcttgtactctttctctctctcaaaataaataaataaaaattaaaaaaaacaaacaacaaaaacagagcagagcagagcagaggaggaatcaagacatttccagataaacaaaagccgAGGGAGTGCATTTCCACTAGACCTGCATGGCAAGAAATGTTCAACATAATTGTGCAAGGTGAAAGGAAAGACACCACTAGGAAGTAATTCCAAACCACGTGAAGAAATCTGTCTCATTAAAGGTAGTAAGTGGGCAATTATAAATGCTAGTATTATCATAATAACAGTTTGTAAGTCTTTTTGTTTCTACATGTTTTAAGAGACTAGTGTTTGTAAAAGAATTTTTACACATGGGGGCACATAATGTGTAAAGATATAATTTTGTGATATCAGTGACCCTAAAGGGTAGGGACAGAGCCCTAAAAAACATAGAGGTTTTGTTTGCTGGTGGAAATTTAAATGAGTGTTATCATTTCAGGATGTTGAATGTAATCCTCCTGGTAGCCACAAAGGAAATAGGTATAGaccatacacaaaagaaaatgagaaaggatttAAAGGTTTAactacaaaacaacaacaacaacaacaacacaactaAACACAGAAGACTAATGTATGTCATGAGAGACAGAAAAGCTAGGAGACATATAGAatacaaatagcaaaatgacagaaGAAAGTTCCTCCCATCAGTAATTATACTTCATGTAAATGTATTAAACTCCCATTACAAGACAGAGGTTGCAGAgttggcagaatggataaaaacacatgatccaactatatgctatctataagagactcactttagatccaaAGGCAAAAATAGATGGAAAGTGAAAGGACGGAAAAAGATATCCATTTAAATGCTGGCCAAATGAGAGCAGAGGTGACTCTACTGATACAGACAAGAATGGACTTTAAATCCAAAACGGTCGTGAGGGACAAATAAGGGCATTATGTATAAAGGTTCAAACAAAGAGATACAacagttataaacatttatacacCTACTAACAGACTGAAAATGTATGAAGCAAATACTGACAGAATCGAAGGGAGAAATAGTTCTAAAAGTTGGAGGCTGCAACACCCCATTCTAAACAATGGATAAAACAATCAGACAGATCATATgtaaggaaatagaagacttaaTACCATACATCAACAACATCTAACAGACATGTATGGGCCGGTCTAGTATCAACAGCATACACATGCTTTTCAAGCACATGTGGGACATTTTATAGGATAGACCATATGTTGGACCACAAATTAAGTctcaatagattttattttattttttctttaaattttatttcttttgacagagagagaaagagagctcatgCATGTgggtaagcgggggaggggcagagagagaaagagagattcccaagcaggctgctctcagtcagcacagagcccaatgctgagctcagtcccacaaaccatgagatcatgacctgagccaggatcaaaagtcggacgcctaattgagccccccaggcactccaagtctcaatacattttaaaagatacaaagaatCTTCACCCACAACAGAATGAgattagaaatcaacaacagaagtAAACTGGAAAATTTACAGATTTGTGTACATTAAACACACACTCTTAAAGAACCAgtgaatcaaaaaagaaatacaaagggaattagaaaatacttagaaacaaatgaaaatgaaaacacacatacCAAAACTTGCGGGATGCAGTAAAACCAGTGTTAAGGGGGAAATGTATAGCCATAcacacttacatttttaaaaaagggatctCTTTCTGCCCGTGGACGCCGTCGAGTAAGCATCGTGAAAGTCTCCCCTCCCACCGCCGTCATGTCGAAGTCAGAGTCTCCCAAAGAGCCTGAACAGCTGCGGAAGCTTTTCATTGGAGGTTTGAGCTTTGAAACAACCGATGAGAGTCTGAGGAGCCATTTTGAGCAATGGGGAACGCTTACGGACTGTGTGGTAATGAGAGATCCAAACACCAAGCGCTCCAGAGGCTTTGGGTTTGTCACTTATGCCACTGTGGAAGAGGTGGATGCAGCCATGAATGCAAGGCCACACAAGGTGGATGGAAGAGTTGTGGAACCAAAGAGGGCTGTCTCGAGAGAAGATTCTCAAAGACCTGGTGCCCACTTAACtgtgaaaaagatttttgttggtggcattaaagaagacactgaagaacATCATCTAAGAGATTATTTTGAACAGTATGGGAAAATTGAAGTGATTGAAATCATGACTGACCGAGGCAGTGGCAAAAAGAGAGGCTTTGCTTTTGTGACCTTTGATGACCATGACTCTGTAGACAAGATTGTCATTCAAAAATACCATACTGTGAACGGCCACAACTGTGAAGTAAGGAAAGCTTTATCTAAGCAAGAGATGGCTAGTGCTTCTTCCAGCCAAAGAGGTCGAAGTGGTTCTGGGAACTTCGGTGGTGGTCGTGGAGGTGGTTTTGGTGGGAATGACAATTTTGGCCGTGGAGGAAACTTCAGTGGGCGAGGTGGCTTTGGCGGCAGTCGAGGTGGTGGTGGATatggtggcagtggggatggcTATAACGGATTTGGTAACGATGGAAGCAACTTTGGAGGTGGTGGAAGCTATAATGATTTTGGCAATTACAACAATCAATCTTCAAATTTTGGACCCATGAAAGGAGGAAATTTTGGAGGCAGAAGCTCTGGCCCCTATGGTGGTGGAGGCCAATACTTTGCCAAACCACGAAACCAAGGTGGCTATGGCGgttccagcagcagcagtagctatGGCAGTGGCAGAAGGTTTTAATTACTGCCAGGAAACAAAGcttagcaggagaggagagccagagaagtgacagggaagCTACAGGTTACAACAGATTTGTGAACTCAGCCAAGCACAGTGGTGGCAGGGCCTAGCTGCTACAAAGAAGACATGTTTTAGACAATACTCATGTGTATGGGCAAAAAACTCGAGGACTGTATTTGTGACTAATTGTATAACaggttattttagtttctgttctgtGGAAAGTGTAAAGCATTCCAACAAAGGgttttaatgtagattttttttttttgcacccatGCTGTTGATTGCTAAATGTAATAGTCTGATCATGACGCtgaataaatgtgtctttttaaaaaaaaaaaaaaaaaaaaaaaataaataaataaataaataaaaaagggatCTCAAACTGACGATCTAACTTTACAATTtcaggaattagaaaaagaaaaacaaactaaacccGAAGctagcaaaaggaaggaaataataaaaattagagaagagataaataaaagaatattaaaaaaatagaggcaaaTCAATGCAGAAAGATCAACGAAGTTGACAAAACTTTAGCTGTATGgattaaggaaaaaatagagaagactcaagttagaaaaatcagaaatgaaagtaggGACATTGTCAATTCTACAGAAATAAATGGATTATAAGAAAGAACTTATTAACAACAAATtaaataacctagatgaaatggacaaattcctcaaaACACAAAATCTACCAAgaataaatcatgaagaaatagaaaatctgaacaggacTATAACTAGTAAGGAGTGTGAGTCAGCTATTCAAAAATGTTCCAATAAGTAAAAaatcaggaccagatggcttcactggtgaattctaccaagcattaaagaagaattaacaccaattcttcTTAAACTTTTGCAAAAATTTAAAGAGGAGGGAAAACTTCCTACCTAACTCATCTAATGAGGCCGGCATTGCTCTGATATCAAAGCCAAAAACACTGCAAGAAAGGAAAACGATGCATCTAATATCCCTTATGACCACTGATggaaaaatcctcagcaaaatactagcaaaccaaattcagcaaaaCATTATAAGGATTAGAGGCCATGACCAAGaggaatttattcctggaatgtaaggatgattcaacatacaaaaatcaatcagcATAAGTCATCACATTTACAGAacgaagaaaaaacaaaacaaaacatgatcatCTCGATTGatgcaaaaaaggcaaaaaaaaaaaaaaacaacacacaacaaCCTCAacactctttcatgataaaaaaactCGACACactaggaataaaagaaaactatctcatgatatgatataataaaagtcatacatgaaaaacccacagcaaacattgTACTCAACACTAaaaggctgaaagcttttcctctaagatctggaacaaggcaaggatgtccacttttgcTGCTTCTGTTAAAAATATACCGGAAGTTCTTGTcatagcaattagacaagaaaaagaaacaggcatccgaattggaaagaaagaagtacaattgcttctgtttgcagatgatgcGATTTTATATGTActaaatcctaaagactccaccaaaaaaaaaagttgtaataagtgaattcagcaaaataGCAGGATGCAGAGTCagcacacaaaaatcagttgcatttccatacaccaaccatgaataatctgaaaaaaattacaaaaacaattccacttataatagcatcagaataataaaatacttagaaattaatCAAAGGGATAAAAGacatacaatgaaaactacaaaatattgctgaaagaaattaaggaggtCACAAACAGAAGTACAGCCTATGTTCATAAGTTGGAAGAGTTAAAAGTTGTTAAGCTGTCAGTACTATCCAAAGTGATCTAAAGAGTCAGTGTAATCCTTTTTACAATCTCCATGACATTTTctgcaaaaatggaaaaacagattcTAAAGTTAACATGCAATCTCaagggaccccaaatagccaaagcaatcttgaaaaagaacaaagctggagaactCATACTTCCTGGTTTCAAAGCTCGTTACAAAGCTACAGTCCTCAACATAGTGTGTAGTGGCATAAAGTGTCACACAGAGCAACAGGATAGAATGGAGAATAGCCCAGAAATAGTCTCACACATATGGTCAAATGATGTTTGACGAGGTCATCAAGACCATTCAGTGaggaaaggaaagtcttttcaagaaatggtgctggggacACTGGATGTccatattcaaaagaatgaagttggactctcatGTACAAAAAGTCACTCAAAGTGGATCAGAGATTGGAATGGAAGGCCCAACACGATAAAACTCTTCGAAGAGaccgcctggggggctcagtcggttaagcgtccgactcttggcttcatctcaggtcatgatctcacagtttgtgagtttgagcctcacatcagactctgcactgagaccacagagcccacttgggatttctgtctccctctgtctctgctcctccccagtttactctctctcaaaaataaagaaataaacattcttaaaaacccttaaactcttagaagaaaacttagggTCAGAACTTCACAACATTGAGTTTGGTGATGAATtcttggatgtgacaccaaaaagcacaggcaacaaaagaacaATAGAGAAATGAGACTTCACGGGAATTGAaatttttgtgcttcaaaagagACTATTAACAGagcaaaaaggcaacccacagaagaTATATGTGATGAGGGATTAACATCCAGAACAGATAGAATTTctaaaagtcaacaataaaaaaacaaacaacctcatttaaaaatgggcaaagaactttgaatagacatttctccaaagaagatacacaaatggcccaTAAGCACACGagaggatgctcaacatcactcatcatcagggagatgtgaatcaaaaccacaaggagatacgacctcacacctgttaggacgactactattttttaaatctaattttttaaatggttgtttttttttgagaggtgggggagaggcagagagagagggcgacacagaatctgaagcaggctccaggctctgagctgtcagcacagagcccgatgcggggctcgaactcatggactgcaagatcatgacctgagtcgaagttggacgcttaacccactgagccacccaggtgccccaggatgactactattttttttaaaaaagaaattaggggcccctggctgactcagtcgctAGGGCAtgcagctcatgatctcaggattgtgagttcgagccccatgttgggtgttgagattacgTTAATGCATAaacttaatttgtttatttatttgggcaaAGGAAATTATTTACAGCGTCATTCACgataaccaaaaggtggaagtTACCCAAGTGTCCCATGAatagatgaacaaaatgtggtacagccatacagtggaatatctttcagccttaaaaaggaagttctgacaccggctacaacatggatgactcTAGAGGACATtttgctatgtgaaataagccggtcataaaaagacaaatactgtaggattccacttacatgagtaCCTATAAGTACCCAGAGTAGTCAGAATCgtggacagaaagcagaatggttgccagaggccggggagggggagaagggtgCGGTTTAACGGGTATCATTTCAGTTTCACCTTACgaaaagagttctggaggtggatggtggtggCGGTTGTATAACGTTAGGAATGTATACAATACTACTGAGCTTTACACGAGAAAATAgttgagatggtaaattttgtgtaatgtgtattttaccacaattcttaaaaaaaggCTGTCTTctctggggctgctgggtggctcagctggttaagtgtccaactcttgatctcagctcagatcatgatctcgcagtttgtgagatcgatcgagcccagcattgggctctgccctgacagtgtgaagcccgcttgggattttcctctccctctctctctgcccctcccctgcttgcccgtgctctctcaataagtaagtaaataaatacatgaacaagcaaactttaaaaaattaaaaataaataaaaatggaaagctgTCTTCTCAGCGAGGCCAGCCCTCCTTGGCCTCCCTGTGATCCCTGCCGGTGCAAGTACTCCCTGTGTCCTCTTATGTTACCTCTAGTGTTTCTTACGGTCTAACATACA
Coding sequences:
- the LOC122471203 gene encoding heterogeneous nuclear ribonucleoprotein A1, which gives rise to MSKSESPKEPEQLRKLFIGGLSFETTDESLRSHFEQWGTLTDCVVMRDPNTKRSRGFGFVTYATVEEVDAAMNARPHKVDGRVVEPKRAVSREDSQRPGAHLTVKKIFVGGIKEDTEEHHLRDYFEQYGKIEVIEIMTDRGSGKKRGFAFVTFDDHDSVDKIVIQKYHTVNGHNCEVRKALSKQEMASASSSQRGRSGSGNFGGGRGGGFGGNDNFGRGGNFSGRGGFGGSRGGGGYGGSGDGYNGFGNDGSNFGGGGSYNDFGNYNNQSSNFGPMKGGNFGGRSSGPYGGGGQYFAKPRNQGGYGGSSSSSSYGSGRRF